In Horticoccus luteus, the following proteins share a genomic window:
- a CDS encoding HPF/RaiA family ribosome-associated protein, which produces MNSLHSSPSSDKFILRGIRVWPTEAMKTIIHTKAARLLRLDPSIIRVRIDVERDLHGGLPMFAAKGHIEILGPDLFASVTTPDAYKSVDLLIEKLARKLRRRHTALRRHRHRDDIRTHADARSSTRHALAETLVMG; this is translated from the coding sequence ATGAACTCCCTCCACTCCTCACCCTCCTCCGACAAGTTCATCCTCCGCGGCATCCGCGTCTGGCCCACCGAAGCCATGAAGACGATCATCCACACCAAAGCAGCCCGCCTGCTGCGGCTCGATCCGTCTATCATCCGTGTCCGCATCGACGTCGAGCGCGACCTCCACGGCGGCCTCCCGATGTTCGCCGCCAAGGGTCACATTGAAATCCTCGGCCCGGATCTCTTCGCCTCGGTCACGACACCCGACGCCTACAAATCCGTCGATCTCCTGATCGAGAAACTGGCGCGCAAACTCCGGCGCCGGCACACCGCGCTGCGGCGTCACCGCCATCGCGATGACATCCGCACGCACGCGGACGCCCGCTCCAGCACCCGTCACGCGCTCGCTGAAACGCTCGTCATGGGTTAG
- a CDS encoding DnaJ C-terminal domain-containing protein — protein MAVKFKDYYETLDIPRTASPDEIKQAFRKLARIHHPDVAKNKSAGEAKFKEINEAYEVLSDPEKRRRYDELGARWQDPTPESPPPGYRPPTGGGVPPDESDFEFGGTGYSDFFESFFAGGRDGSGFSRRSAPGGRGGGFAFPGSDVEADILVTLEEVLRGSPRTITLRRPAMRGEPERTNTYHVRIPPGVREGQRIRLAGQGEPGQGGAAAGDLYLRVRLARHPDLSVRDADLYYDLVLAPWEAVLGAHPKIPTLDGATSLRVPPGTAAGSRLRLRGLGLPRGDDGRGDLYATVTLQTPPVVSAEEKALWEKLAAVSTFNPRPLS, from the coding sequence ATGGCTGTAAAATTCAAGGACTACTATGAAACCTTGGACATCCCTCGCACCGCTTCGCCGGACGAAATCAAGCAGGCCTTCCGCAAACTCGCACGCATCCACCATCCCGACGTCGCGAAAAACAAATCCGCCGGCGAAGCGAAGTTTAAGGAGATCAACGAAGCCTACGAGGTCTTGAGCGATCCCGAGAAACGCCGCCGTTACGACGAACTCGGCGCGCGCTGGCAGGATCCCACGCCCGAATCGCCCCCGCCCGGCTATCGCCCGCCCACCGGCGGCGGCGTTCCGCCCGACGAATCCGACTTCGAATTTGGCGGCACCGGCTACAGCGATTTCTTTGAATCGTTTTTCGCCGGCGGCCGCGACGGCTCGGGTTTCTCCCGCCGCTCCGCCCCCGGCGGCCGCGGCGGCGGTTTTGCGTTTCCCGGCAGCGACGTGGAGGCCGACATTCTGGTCACGCTGGAAGAAGTGCTGCGCGGTTCGCCCCGCACGATCACGCTGCGCCGCCCGGCGATGCGCGGTGAACCGGAGCGCACCAACACCTACCACGTGCGCATCCCGCCGGGCGTGCGTGAGGGCCAGCGCATCCGCCTCGCCGGCCAGGGCGAGCCAGGCCAGGGCGGCGCCGCCGCGGGCGATCTTTACCTGCGCGTCCGCCTCGCACGTCATCCCGATCTCAGCGTCCGCGACGCCGATCTCTATTACGATCTCGTCCTCGCCCCGTGGGAAGCCGTGCTCGGCGCGCATCCGAAAATCCCCACTCTCGATGGCGCGACTTCCCTGCGCGTTCCTCCCGGCACCGCCGCCGGCAGCCGCCTCCGCTTGCGCGGTCTCGGCCTCCCCCGCGGCGACGACGGCCGCGGCGACCTTTACGCCACCGTCACCCTCCAGACACCCCCGGTCGTCTCGGCCGAAGAAAAAGCGCTCTGGGAAAAGCTCGCCGCCGTTTCGACCTTCAACCCGAGGCCCTTGTCATGA
- a CDS encoding MerR family transcriptional regulator: MSNFIFSAQRTIAVVNLVDGEPSLYSLETAARLTGVHPELLRYYCRQGLLGPERTAPDREPQFDDNALYEVRRIEHFRQHHGVNRQALPLLCELWREVDRLKNELRFLRGP, from the coding sequence ATGAGCAATTTCATCTTCTCCGCCCAACGCACGATCGCTGTCGTCAACTTGGTCGATGGCGAGCCGTCCCTCTACTCACTCGAAACCGCCGCCCGCCTGACTGGCGTGCACCCCGAGTTGCTTCGTTACTACTGCCGCCAAGGCTTGCTCGGCCCCGAGCGCACCGCACCGGACCGCGAGCCCCAATTCGACGACAACGCCCTCTACGAAGTGCGCCGCATCGAACACTTCCGCCAGCATCACGGCGTCAACCGCCAGGCGCTCCCCTTGCTCTGCGAACTGTGGCGGGAAGTCGACCGCTTGAAAAACGAACTGCGTTTCCTGCGCGGTCCCTGA
- a CDS encoding dipeptidase, which yields MTDDAAAVHERVFTIDTHCDTATGPLARAGWDFGLRHEAAEDGSQVDLPRMRAGGVDAMVWAVYVTQAARTARGFARAHALAVRTCERVRAVVAAKANECVVVTTADEACAAKAAGKRAIFLSLENSYSLGREIAHVAKFRALGVRMIGLTHMLNNEVADASTDPRGEEWGGLSPLGRELVAECNRRGIVLDASHASDETLRQMLALSRSPVVLSHSGCRAVCDHPRNIGDALLRELAAAGGVIQINALPVAVVPDPRGEERTRAFAALLLSLAEKELTPDVEAWAEGEWHRLGRTWPNPVATLADFVRHVEHAVEIAGIDHVGIGCDFDGGGGVRGLNDVSDFPRLTAALLQRGWKEAEVAKVWGRNTLRVLGAAAAQAE from the coding sequence ATGACGGACGACGCGGCGGCGGTGCACGAGCGGGTGTTTACGATCGATACGCATTGCGACACGGCGACGGGACCGCTCGCGCGGGCGGGCTGGGATTTTGGGCTGCGGCACGAGGCGGCGGAGGACGGATCGCAGGTCGATTTGCCACGCATGCGCGCGGGAGGCGTCGATGCGATGGTGTGGGCGGTTTACGTGACGCAGGCGGCGCGGACGGCGCGAGGCTTCGCGCGGGCCCATGCGCTGGCGGTGCGGACGTGCGAGCGCGTTCGCGCGGTCGTGGCGGCGAAGGCGAATGAATGCGTCGTGGTGACGACGGCGGACGAAGCGTGCGCGGCGAAGGCGGCGGGGAAGCGCGCGATATTTTTGAGTTTGGAGAACAGTTATTCGCTGGGGCGCGAGATCGCGCACGTGGCGAAGTTTCGCGCGTTGGGCGTGCGGATGATCGGTTTGACGCACATGCTCAACAACGAGGTGGCGGATGCTTCGACGGATCCGCGAGGCGAGGAGTGGGGCGGACTGAGTCCGCTGGGGCGCGAGCTCGTGGCCGAGTGCAACCGGCGGGGGATCGTGCTGGATGCGTCGCATGCGAGCGATGAGACGTTGCGGCAGATGCTCGCGCTGTCGCGGTCGCCGGTGGTGTTGTCGCACAGCGGTTGCCGCGCGGTGTGCGATCATCCGCGCAACATCGGGGATGCGTTGCTGCGAGAACTCGCGGCGGCGGGCGGCGTGATTCAGATCAATGCTCTGCCGGTGGCGGTGGTGCCGGATCCGCGGGGTGAGGAGCGCACGCGGGCGTTCGCGGCGCTGCTGCTCTCACTGGCGGAAAAAGAACTCACGCCCGACGTCGAGGCGTGGGCGGAGGGAGAATGGCACCGGTTGGGGCGCACGTGGCCGAATCCGGTGGCGACGCTGGCCGATTTCGTGCGGCACGTGGAGCACGCGGTGGAGATTGCGGGGATCGACCACGTGGGCATCGGCTGCGACTTCGATGGCGGCGGCGGCGTGCGCGGGTTGAACGACGTGAGCGACTTCCCCCGCCTCACCGCGGCGCTCTTGCAGCGGGGTTGGAAAGAGGCGGAGGTGGCGAAAGTGTGGGGCCGCAATACGCTCCGCGTGCTGGGGGCGGCGGCCGCGCAGGCGGAGTGA
- a CDS encoding DUF6923 family protein gives MKYFVFLVTGLTLLASALRADPFAFYGISGASKGASILYQIDPNNGSILSTIGDTGLSHITAMSFNPLDGKLYAASSGSGASLYTLNTSTGAATLVGALGDSDDIPDMTFRSDGTLFAWSENNDTLKTINLATGAATDLAFGTDTYQTGLEFGPTGVLYLKVASDFYTVDVDSATVTYSMTTGVDFKNLLAIDSAGRVYSGVRDGSSTLLYTIDLNTTEATLIGTAAASFSAIAFTGTAPAIPEPSTYAVMFGAAALGIAVWRRRRNA, from the coding sequence ATGAAATACTTCGTGTTCTTGGTAACTGGTTTAACATTACTCGCGTCGGCACTGCGGGCCGATCCGTTTGCCTTTTACGGCATTTCGGGAGCAAGCAAAGGAGCCTCGATTCTTTATCAGATCGATCCGAACAATGGATCGATCTTGAGCACGATCGGCGACACCGGGCTCTCGCACATCACCGCCATGAGCTTCAATCCGCTGGATGGAAAATTGTATGCGGCGAGCAGCGGCAGCGGAGCCAGTCTTTACACGCTGAACACGTCAACGGGAGCCGCGACCTTAGTCGGCGCGCTGGGTGACTCGGACGACATTCCGGACATGACGTTTCGGAGCGACGGCACGTTGTTTGCGTGGAGCGAAAACAACGATACGCTAAAAACGATCAACCTGGCCACCGGCGCCGCGACGGATCTGGCGTTTGGCACCGATACGTATCAGACCGGCTTGGAGTTCGGGCCGACCGGAGTGCTATACCTCAAGGTGGCGAGTGATTTTTATACGGTCGATGTGGACAGCGCGACCGTCACTTATTCGATGACGACGGGGGTGGATTTTAAGAACCTCCTCGCGATCGATAGCGCGGGCCGGGTTTATTCGGGCGTGCGAGATGGCAGTTCGACCCTCCTATATACCATCGATCTGAACACGACCGAGGCGACCTTGATCGGCACGGCAGCGGCGAGCTTCAGCGCCATTGCGTTCACCGGCACGGCGCCGGCCATTCCGGAACCCTCGACGTATGCCGTGATGTTCGGAGCGGCCGCACTTGGGATCGCGGTTTGGCGTCGCCGGCGAAACGCCTGA
- the trxB gene encoding thioredoxin-disulfide reductase codes for MSTAPTENVVIVGTGCAGLTAAIYTARASLNPLVLEGSLPGGQLTTTSEVENFPGFPAGIDGFQLMQNLREQATKFGTRFEQALVQSVDFSTQPRRLVCADRTILAKTVIIATGASPRMTGIPGEKELYGGKGVTTCATCDGAFYRKMEVAVIGGGDSAAEEALFLTRFASKVYLVHRRDSLRASKIMAERATAHPKIQPIWNHVPVAVEGVEQGAVDGLRVRHVHTGAENILPVKGIFVAIGHVPNTAAFAGALEVDENGYFVPFGGSQVKTKVPGVFVAGDCADHVYRQAITAAGMGCAAAIEAERWLAEHGA; via the coding sequence ATGTCCACCGCTCCTACCGAGAACGTCGTCATCGTCGGCACCGGCTGCGCCGGCCTCACCGCCGCCATCTACACCGCGCGCGCCAGCCTCAATCCGTTGGTCCTCGAAGGTTCGCTCCCCGGCGGCCAGCTCACGACCACCAGCGAGGTCGAAAACTTTCCCGGCTTCCCCGCCGGCATCGACGGCTTCCAGCTCATGCAAAATCTGCGCGAGCAGGCCACCAAGTTCGGCACCCGCTTCGAACAGGCGCTCGTCCAGTCCGTCGACTTCTCCACCCAGCCACGCCGTCTCGTTTGCGCCGACCGCACCATTCTCGCCAAAACCGTCATCATCGCCACCGGCGCCTCGCCGCGCATGACCGGCATCCCCGGCGAAAAAGAACTCTACGGCGGCAAAGGCGTCACCACCTGCGCCACCTGCGACGGCGCGTTTTATCGCAAGATGGAGGTCGCCGTCATCGGCGGCGGCGACAGCGCCGCCGAGGAAGCGCTCTTCCTCACCCGCTTCGCCAGCAAGGTCTATCTCGTGCACCGGCGCGACTCCCTCCGCGCCTCGAAAATCATGGCCGAGCGCGCCACCGCGCACCCCAAGATTCAGCCCATCTGGAATCACGTGCCTGTCGCCGTCGAAGGCGTGGAGCAAGGCGCGGTCGATGGCCTGCGCGTGCGCCACGTGCACACCGGCGCCGAAAACATCCTGCCCGTCAAAGGCATCTTCGTCGCCATCGGCCATGTGCCCAACACCGCCGCTTTCGCCGGCGCGCTCGAGGTCGATGAAAACGGTTACTTCGTGCCCTTCGGCGGTTCGCAGGTGAAAACCAAAGTCCCCGGCGTCTTCGTCGCCGGCGATTGCGCCGACCACGTTTACCGCCAGGCCATCACCGCCGCCGGCATGGGCTGCGCCGCCGCCATCGAAGCGGAACGCTGGCTCGCCGAACACGGCGCTTAA
- a CDS encoding M15 family metallopeptidase, with protein sequence MHPPSLAQLWHELGIPADYCAARGLVLHPEARAADLVTLPQTVDGRPVRLLPPAAAAWHRLHAAAAHDGITLLPLSGFRSIARQAELIRAKLAAGEPLAAILRVIAAPGCSEHHTGRALDLGSPDDLALDEEFARTHAFHWLTTHAAAQGFVLSYPPGNSAGITYEPWHWCWHPSAAP encoded by the coding sequence GTGCACCCGCCTTCGCTGGCCCAGCTCTGGCACGAGCTCGGCATCCCCGCCGATTATTGCGCGGCCCGCGGACTCGTGCTCCACCCGGAAGCGCGCGCCGCGGACTTGGTCACCCTCCCGCAAACCGTCGACGGCCGCCCCGTCCGCCTCCTTCCGCCCGCCGCCGCCGCGTGGCATCGCCTCCACGCCGCCGCCGCCCACGACGGCATCACGCTGCTCCCGCTCTCCGGCTTTCGCAGCATCGCGCGGCAAGCCGAACTCATCCGCGCCAAACTCGCCGCCGGCGAACCCCTCGCCGCGATCCTGCGCGTCATCGCCGCCCCCGGTTGCAGTGAACACCATACCGGCCGCGCCCTCGATCTCGGCTCTCCCGACGATCTCGCGCTCGATGAAGAATTCGCCCGCACGCACGCGTTCCACTGGCTCACGACGCACGCCGCCGCGCAGGGCTTTGTCCTCTCCTATCCTCCCGGAAACTCCGCCGGCATCACCTACGAACCGTGGCATTGGTGCTGGCACCCGTCCGCCGCGCCCTAA
- a CDS encoding PAS domain-containing protein has product MVDAPLPPHELDRVAALRRCRLFAAPSDASFDDLARLAAALCDTTMAAVTFIDEQHLWFKARLGFTTSATPRDDSLCAHAIVAPGGLLVVADTSLDPRFAHHALVRGEPFIRFYAGCALFSPDGHALGTLCVFDSRPRDLTATQQQHLLRLARLASGHIAAHSTAPAAADQPPALQLFDHNPLPLWIYDRETLRFLTVNDAALARYGYRREEFLQRRITDIRPPEDAAALESAVRASNGFRASGRWRHCRRDGTLLHVDVFTHDVDFAGRPARLACSIDVTEQENTLAALRESEARFKLAARAVSDVLWDWDLRANTLWRSDGYQTAFGYPPEEIQPGLDSWSDRLHPEDRERVVQSLHAAIAHVESSWSAEYRFRRRDGSYAFIHDRGLVMRGADGHPVRMVGGMSDLTERKNLELQSLRAQRLESVGTLAGGIAHDLNNVLAPILMGLDLLRSFTPGEPECQRLITTIESSARRGASLVRQVLSYARGVEGERQPLDLTTSVQEIARIAEETFPRAVTIVTNLPARLPPILGDATQMHQVLLNLAVNARDAMPDGGTLTFTADRLDVAGPALLPGLNPGPHVRLRVSDTGTGIPAALHERIFEPFFTTKETGRGTGLGLSTVHAIVRSHGGTVHVESAPGHGSTFSVYLPVSPAAAEAHPDDTDLAAPRGRGETVLIVDDELSIRTVCQHTVEAFGYAAVTASDGAEAIARFATNPHAFHLVLTDMVMPGMDGPTAIRELLKLRPDLPIVAMTGLDSTKQGAVARQWVRDVLPKPFTADQLLRTLRRALDT; this is encoded by the coding sequence ATGGTCGACGCCCCGCTTCCGCCCCACGAATTGGACCGAGTCGCTGCGTTGCGTCGCTGTCGGTTGTTCGCCGCCCCGTCCGATGCCTCATTTGACGATCTCGCCCGGCTCGCCGCAGCCCTTTGCGATACGACCATGGCGGCGGTGACGTTCATCGATGAACAACACCTGTGGTTCAAAGCCCGGCTCGGTTTCACCACCTCGGCCACGCCCCGCGACGACTCGCTCTGCGCCCACGCCATCGTGGCTCCCGGCGGCCTGCTCGTCGTCGCTGACACCTCTCTCGATCCGCGCTTTGCCCACCACGCCCTCGTGCGCGGTGAACCTTTTATCCGCTTCTACGCCGGCTGTGCGCTTTTCTCGCCCGACGGCCACGCGCTCGGCACCCTCTGCGTCTTCGACTCGCGCCCCCGCGACCTGACGGCGACGCAACAGCAACATTTGCTCCGCCTCGCGCGGCTCGCTTCCGGCCACATCGCCGCGCATTCAACCGCTCCTGCCGCCGCCGACCAGCCGCCCGCCCTTCAGCTCTTCGATCACAATCCGCTTCCCCTTTGGATCTACGACCGCGAGACGCTGCGCTTCCTCACCGTCAACGACGCCGCCCTCGCGCGCTACGGCTACCGTCGCGAGGAGTTTCTCCAACGTCGTATCACCGACATCCGTCCGCCCGAGGATGCCGCCGCGTTGGAATCGGCGGTGCGCGCGTCCAACGGCTTCCGCGCCTCCGGACGCTGGCGTCATTGCCGCCGCGACGGCACGCTCCTGCATGTCGACGTCTTCACCCACGATGTCGACTTCGCCGGCCGCCCGGCTCGCCTCGCGTGTTCCATCGATGTCACCGAGCAGGAAAACACCCTCGCCGCATTGCGCGAAAGCGAGGCGCGCTTCAAACTCGCCGCTCGCGCCGTCAGCGATGTTTTGTGGGATTGGGATCTGCGCGCGAATACACTTTGGCGCAGCGACGGCTACCAAACCGCGTTCGGCTACCCGCCCGAGGAAATCCAGCCCGGCCTCGATTCCTGGAGCGACCGCCTTCACCCCGAGGACCGCGAACGCGTGGTCCAAAGCCTCCACGCCGCCATCGCCCACGTAGAATCGAGCTGGAGCGCAGAATATCGTTTCCGCCGCCGCGATGGCTCCTACGCGTTCATTCATGATCGCGGCCTGGTGATGCGCGGGGCCGACGGCCACCCCGTCCGCATGGTCGGGGGCATGAGCGACCTCACGGAGCGCAAAAACCTCGAACTGCAATCCCTCCGCGCCCAACGCCTCGAAAGCGTCGGCACGCTCGCCGGCGGCATCGCCCACGACCTCAATAACGTCCTCGCGCCCATCCTCATGGGCCTCGACCTCCTCCGCTCGTTCACCCCCGGCGAACCGGAGTGCCAGCGCTTGATCACCACCATCGAAAGCAGCGCGCGCCGCGGCGCCAGCCTCGTGCGCCAGGTGCTCTCTTATGCGCGCGGCGTCGAAGGCGAGCGCCAGCCCCTCGACCTCACGACCTCCGTCCAGGAAATCGCCCGCATCGCCGAGGAAACGTTTCCCCGCGCCGTCACCATCGTGACCAACCTGCCGGCCCGTCTGCCGCCCATCCTCGGCGACGCCACGCAGATGCACCAAGTCCTCCTTAACCTCGCCGTCAACGCCCGCGATGCCATGCCCGACGGCGGCACGCTCACCTTCACCGCCGATCGCCTCGACGTCGCCGGACCTGCATTGTTGCCCGGCCTGAACCCCGGCCCCCACGTGCGCCTGCGCGTCAGCGACACCGGCACCGGCATTCCCGCCGCCCTCCACGAACGCATCTTCGAACCCTTCTTCACCACCAAGGAAACCGGCCGCGGCACCGGCCTCGGCCTCTCCACGGTGCATGCGATCGTCCGCAGCCACGGCGGCACCGTGCACGTGGAAAGCGCACCGGGGCACGGCTCCACGTTCAGCGTTTATCTTCCCGTCAGTCCCGCGGCCGCCGAGGCGCATCCGGACGATACCGACCTCGCGGCGCCCCGCGGCCGCGGCGAGACCGTGTTGATCGTCGACGACGAACTCTCGATCCGCACCGTCTGCCAGCATACGGTCGAAGCGTTCGGGTATGCCGCCGTCACCGCCTCCGACGGCGCCGAAGCGATCGCCCGCTTCGCGACCAATCCTCACGCCTTCCATCTCGTGCTCACCGACATGGTCATGCCCGGCATGGATGGCCCCACCGCCATCCGCGAACTCCTGAAACTCCGCCCGGATCTTCCGATCGTCGCCATGACCGGCCTCGATTCCACGAAACAAGGCGCCGTCGCCCGCCAGTGGGTGCGCGACGTGCTCCCGAAACCGTTCACGGCTGACCAACTCTTGCGCACGTTGCGTCGCGCGCTCGACACCTGA
- a CDS encoding creatininase family protein, with protein sequence MPATPASPRWGRYETLLPDEIAAIAAQHSVAYLPWGALEYHGRHAAVGLDGLKAHGLCCSLAAAVGGLVFPPVYFAANTIKTLRELPHQRHSLNFSEDLLRLLAREHLEQLADEKFRVVFVLCGHVGQPHYDIIKAEAAALNARQSATRVIATSETDLISPDLVVANHAALGEISFLMSQHPECVDLSRLPADRVPTLEQDAVWGSDPREASAEKGRLYTDAFIAGARPLIAALASS encoded by the coding sequence ATGCCCGCCACGCCCGCCTCGCCCCGTTGGGGCCGCTACGAAACACTCCTGCCCGACGAGATCGCCGCCATCGCCGCGCAACACTCCGTCGCCTACCTCCCGTGGGGCGCCCTCGAATACCACGGCCGCCACGCCGCCGTCGGTCTCGACGGCCTGAAAGCCCACGGCCTCTGCTGCTCGCTCGCCGCCGCCGTCGGCGGACTCGTGTTTCCGCCCGTCTACTTCGCCGCCAATACGATCAAGACACTGCGCGAACTCCCCCACCAGCGCCATTCCCTCAACTTTTCCGAAGACCTCCTCCGCCTCCTCGCCCGCGAACATCTCGAGCAACTCGCCGACGAGAAATTCCGCGTCGTGTTCGTCCTCTGCGGCCACGTCGGCCAGCCGCACTATGATATCATCAAAGCCGAGGCCGCCGCCCTCAACGCCCGCCAGTCCGCCACCCGCGTCATCGCCACGTCGGAGACCGACCTCATTTCCCCCGACCTCGTCGTGGCCAACCATGCCGCCCTCGGTGAAATCTCGTTTCTCATGAGCCAGCACCCCGAATGCGTCGACCTCTCGCGCCTTCCCGCGGATCGCGTTCCCACGTTGGAACAAGACGCTGTCTGGGGCTCCGACCCGCGTGAAGCCTCCGCCGAAAAAGGCCGCCTCTACACCGACGCCTTCATCGCCGGCGCCCGCCCGCTTATCGCCGCCCTCGCCTCCTCCTGA
- a CDS encoding aldo/keto reductase encodes MNDRTLGRTGLRVSEIGLGTWAFGSPVYGSVGTSDATTAIRGALDAGITFFDTAPLYGSPQEDGIAERILGSALGADRDRVCISTKFGRYPTRGHLNTYFHAAGVTESVEQSLRRLGTDRLDVLFFHSPQSREQIHDDIWAALEKLKRDGKVRAVGHSLSWFADTAPAARDWAAERKIDVVQVVYSLMNRETETFIADVAGLGIGVVARESLANGFLGGAFTKDTVFPAGSLNARYSREEIAERVAVADRYKQLLVRGEITSLAAAAMRWVLDNPHVSLVLAGSRKLDEILGCAAASDAAPYTPAELAAARQLHTKEFSAA; translated from the coding sequence ATGAACGACCGCACTCTCGGCCGCACCGGCCTCCGCGTCAGCGAAATCGGCCTCGGCACCTGGGCCTTCGGCTCACCCGTCTACGGCTCCGTCGGCACCTCCGATGCCACCACCGCCATTCGCGGCGCCCTCGATGCCGGCATCACGTTCTTCGATACCGCGCCCCTTTACGGCTCGCCCCAGGAAGACGGCATCGCCGAACGCATCCTCGGCTCCGCCCTCGGCGCCGACCGCGATCGCGTCTGCATCTCCACGAAATTCGGCCGCTATCCCACCCGCGGTCATCTCAACACTTATTTCCACGCCGCCGGCGTCACCGAATCCGTCGAGCAAAGCCTCCGCCGCCTCGGCACCGACCGCCTCGACGTCCTCTTTTTCCATTCGCCGCAAAGTCGCGAGCAAATCCACGACGACATCTGGGCCGCGCTCGAAAAACTGAAGCGCGACGGCAAAGTGCGCGCCGTCGGCCACTCCCTCTCCTGGTTCGCTGACACCGCCCCCGCCGCCCGCGACTGGGCCGCCGAGCGCAAAATCGACGTCGTCCAAGTCGTCTACAGCCTCATGAACCGCGAGACGGAAACTTTCATTGCCGACGTCGCCGGCCTCGGCATCGGCGTCGTCGCCCGCGAGTCCCTCGCCAACGGATTTCTCGGCGGCGCGTTCACGAAAGACACCGTTTTTCCCGCCGGCTCGCTCAACGCCCGTTACAGCCGCGAAGAAATCGCCGAACGCGTCGCCGTCGCGGATCGCTATAAACAACTCCTCGTGCGCGGCGAAATCACGTCCCTCGCCGCCGCCGCGATGCGCTGGGTGTTGGACAATCCGCACGTTTCTCTCGTGCTCGCCGGCTCGCGCAAACTCGACGAAATCCTCGGCTGCGCCGCCGCCTCCGACGCCGCCCCTTACACGCCCGCCGAACTCGCCGCCGCCCGCCAGTTGCACACGAAAGAGTTTTCCGCCGCGTAG
- a CDS encoding type II toxin-antitoxin system HicB family antitoxin translates to MKGKFTAIIEEAPEGGYWAICPEVPGANGQGETVTEAKRSLREAIRLIFKDRVADARRGLPKEAIQAVVAV, encoded by the coding sequence ATGAAAGGCAAGTTCACCGCGATCATCGAAGAGGCGCCGGAAGGCGGATACTGGGCCATTTGCCCGGAAGTGCCCGGCGCGAATGGACAGGGCGAGACCGTGACTGAAGCCAAACGAAGCCTCCGTGAAGCGATTAGGCTCATTTTTAAGGATCGAGTCGCTGATGCGCGCCGTGGTCTTCCGAAGGAAGCGATTCAGGCCGTTGTTGCGGTCTGA
- a CDS encoding type II toxin-antitoxin system HicA family toxin, translating into MKRRELEKRLRHAGCYLKREGSSHSLWINPKTGVVEAVPRHAEVKEPLARKILRALDAG; encoded by the coding sequence ATGAAGCGGCGAGAATTGGAAAAGCGACTGCGGCACGCAGGCTGTTATCTCAAGCGCGAGGGCAGTTCGCACTCACTTTGGATCAATCCCAAGACGGGCGTCGTCGAAGCGGTTCCGCGTCACGCGGAGGTCAAAGAACCGCTTGCTCGGAAGATCTTGAGAGCTCTGGACGCTGGCTGA
- a CDS encoding ferritin-like domain-containing protein, which yields MKTEHEKTISILNDLVETCNDGHHGFRTAGEDAEDQELRNLFEQFAAERQRFTGELQNRIRSLGGDPDQHGSVSGTLHRGWIDIKSAIASNEPHSVLAECERGEDAALKAYREALKKDLDLATRDIVSRQLTAIQAAHDRVKQLRDSSKYATR from the coding sequence ATGAAAACCGAGCACGAAAAAACCATCAGCATTCTCAACGATCTGGTCGAAACCTGCAACGATGGCCACCACGGCTTCCGCACCGCGGGTGAAGACGCCGAGGACCAGGAACTCCGCAACCTCTTTGAGCAGTTTGCCGCCGAACGCCAGCGCTTCACGGGCGAATTGCAGAACCGCATTCGCTCGCTCGGCGGCGATCCCGATCAGCATGGCAGCGTTTCCGGCACGCTTCACCGCGGCTGGATCGACATCAAATCGGCCATCGCCTCGAACGAGCCCCACTCCGTCCTCGCCGAATGCGAACGCGGCGAAGACGCCGCCCTCAAAGCCTACCGCGAGGCCCTGAAAAAAGACTTGGATCTGGCGACGCGCGATATCGTCTCGCGGCAATTGACGGCGATCCAGGCGGCCCATGATCGCGTGAAGCAATTGCGCGATAGTTCGAAATACGCCACGCGTTAA